Proteins from one Candidatus Caccoplasma merdavium genomic window:
- a CDS encoding MarR family transcriptional regulator, producing the protein MDTDTLCNIRELYLCIMRFENLFEETFGLTLNEGMLLCTLSHAPSSMTCGELAGALDLSPSNMSKVIKSAEKKGLLSRRLGESDKRQMYFSLSAKGRAQLDAIDMRQLDVPECLLRFCDNR; encoded by the coding sequence ATGGATACCGACACATTATGCAACATCAGGGAGTTGTACCTGTGTATCATGCGGTTTGAGAACCTCTTTGAGGAGACTTTCGGACTGACTTTGAACGAGGGCATGTTGCTGTGCACGCTTTCGCATGCCCCGTCGAGCATGACTTGCGGCGAGCTGGCCGGGGCGCTCGACCTTTCTCCTTCGAATATGTCGAAGGTCATCAAGTCGGCCGAGAAAAAGGGGTTGCTCTCGCGACGTTTGGGGGAGAGCGACAAACGCCAGATGTATTTCTCGCTTTCGGCCAAAGGCCGGGCACAGCTCGATGCCATCGACATGCGGCAACTCGATGTGCCCGAGTGCTTGTTGCGATTCTGTGATAATCGTTGA